In a single window of the Sphingosinicella microcystinivorans genome:
- a CDS encoding response regulator transcription factor → MARILLVEDDEALARGLTAALRGEGYSVDPAPDGETALEMARDEPYAVITLDVNLPDMSGFDVLKSLRSRGCRAPVLMLTARDALEDRVKGLDLGADDYLLKPFEPAELAARLRALLRRPAADPSPVIRVGNLEIDRSRCVIWVSGEQIDLRRREWVLLERLVVRVGKVVSKDRLAAEVFGFDEVVAPNAIEVYIARLRRKLGPRGPAIRTMRGLGYVMENTPAGET, encoded by the coding sequence ATGGCGAGAATCTTGCTGGTGGAGGACGACGAGGCGCTCGCGCGGGGGCTGACGGCCGCCCTGCGCGGCGAGGGCTATTCGGTCGATCCCGCGCCGGACGGCGAGACCGCGCTCGAAATGGCGCGCGACGAACCCTACGCCGTCATCACGCTCGACGTGAACCTTCCCGACATGAGCGGCTTCGACGTTCTGAAATCGCTGCGCTCGCGCGGGTGCCGGGCGCCCGTCCTGATGCTGACGGCGCGCGATGCGCTGGAAGACCGGGTGAAGGGTCTCGATCTCGGCGCCGACGACTATCTGCTGAAGCCGTTCGAGCCTGCCGAGCTTGCCGCACGGCTGCGCGCGCTGTTGCGCCGTCCCGCCGCCGATCCCTCGCCGGTCATCCGTGTCGGCAATCTGGAGATCGACCGGTCGCGCTGCGTGATCTGGGTCTCGGGCGAGCAGATCGACCTGCGCCGCCGCGAATGGGTGCTGCTGGAGCGGCTGGTCGTCCGCGTCGGCAAGGTCGTGTCGAAGGACCGGCTCGCCGCCGAGGTGTTCGGGTTCGACGAGGTCGTCGCGCCGAACGCCATCGAGGTGTACATCGCGCGCCTGCGCCGCAAGCTCGGCCCGCGGGGGCCGGCGATCCGCACGATGCGCGGCCTCGGCTATGTGATGGAGAACACGCCTGCCGGTGAGACGTAA
- a CDS encoding serine hydrolase domain-containing protein: protein MRRVLGSAALAAALMAAMPAAAAPSGASAPVTRPVTRIDPARLAELPAFIDGVMAQQIATREVAGAVVTVVSGGEVIFTRGYGYADVDRQIPVDGEKTLFRPGSVSKLFTWTALMQQVEKGRVKLGDDVNKYLDFRIPNTQSKPILVRDLLTHAPGLEDRGGITVDSPAGFVPLGTFLKDNIPTRVRESGVESSYSNYGSAIAGYIVQRVSGEVFPDYVDRHIFGPLGMASATFREPLTGARAENMALGYDFKDGHFVAKPFELYSNVMPAGSASATAPDMARFMLAHLGDGKLGEARVLKPETMRLMRETLHKNAPSLPGMAYGYMVVRESGPRLVGHGGNTADFHSFMILAPEADFGFFVSTTGGQGSYGARTELQNAIIGHIFPEAPAPRWTSTSTPPVGAYRTNRRTYSEPPQPEFDIKVSASGPHGLVVETRGNKTYWEQIGPQLYEQVTAARAGGPFEKLEFYGPENDRKMSFSSQPHVLYRLVQ from the coding sequence ATGCGGCGTGTTCTCGGAAGTGCGGCGCTCGCCGCTGCGCTCATGGCGGCCATGCCGGCTGCGGCGGCACCCTCCGGAGCTTCCGCGCCCGTCACGCGCCCCGTTACCCGCATCGACCCGGCCCGCCTTGCCGAGCTTCCCGCATTCATCGACGGCGTTATGGCGCAGCAGATCGCCACGCGCGAGGTCGCGGGCGCGGTCGTCACCGTAGTGTCGGGCGGAGAGGTGATCTTCACCAGGGGCTACGGCTATGCCGACGTCGACCGGCAGATCCCGGTCGACGGCGAGAAGACGCTGTTCCGTCCCGGCTCCGTATCCAAGCTGTTCACCTGGACCGCGCTGATGCAGCAGGTCGAGAAAGGCCGCGTGAAGCTGGGCGACGACGTCAACAAATATCTCGATTTCAGGATTCCGAACACGCAGTCGAAGCCGATCCTCGTGCGCGACCTGCTCACCCACGCACCGGGTCTCGAGGACAGAGGCGGCATCACGGTGGACAGCCCGGCGGGCTTCGTTCCGCTCGGTACGTTCCTGAAGGACAATATCCCCACCCGCGTCCGCGAATCGGGCGTGGAAAGCTCCTATTCCAACTACGGCTCGGCGATCGCGGGCTACATCGTGCAGCGCGTCTCCGGCGAGGTGTTCCCGGACTATGTCGACCGTCACATCTTCGGTCCGCTCGGCATGGCGAGCGCCACGTTCCGCGAGCCGCTGACCGGCGCGCGCGCCGAAAACATGGCCCTCGGCTACGATTTCAAGGACGGCCACTTCGTCGCCAAGCCCTTCGAGCTCTATTCGAACGTCATGCCGGCGGGTTCTGCCTCCGCTACGGCGCCGGACATGGCGCGCTTCATGCTCGCGCATCTCGGCGACGGCAAACTCGGCGAGGCACGCGTCCTGAAGCCCGAAACCATGCGGCTGATGCGGGAGACGCTGCACAAGAATGCGCCGTCCCTGCCAGGCATGGCCTACGGCTACATGGTGGTGCGCGAATCCGGCCCGCGTCTCGTGGGCCACGGCGGCAACACCGCCGATTTCCACTCGTTCATGATCCTCGCCCCCGAGGCCGACTTCGGCTTCTTCGTCTCCACGACGGGCGGTCAGGGCAGCTACGGCGCACGCACCGAACTGCAGAACGCGATCATCGGGCACATCTTCCCGGAAGCCCCCGCGCCGCGCTGGACGAGTACGTCCACGCCGCCGGTCGGCGCCTATCGCACCAATCGCAGGACGTACAGCGAGCCGCCGCAGCCCGAGTTCGACATCAAGGTCAGCGCCTCCGGCCCGCATGGGCTTGTCGTCGAGACTCGGGGCAACAAGACCTATTGGGAGCAGATCGGCCCGCAACTCTACGAGCAGGTGACGGCGGCGCGCGCGGGCGGCCCCTTCGAGAAGCTCGAGTTCTATGGGCCGGAAAACGACCGGAAAATGTCGTTCTCCTCGCAGCCGCACGTTCTTTACAGGCTCGTTCAGTAG
- a CDS encoding sensor histidine kinase — translation MRRNLRVSLTARLLVALIVPTATLALVLGVGGALIIDSIVESVNDRLLDASARSIADTLALEDGEVTLDLPPSAFGMLENDERDNVYYSVRVGGELLTGYPDLPQVAADPAKTDDTVFAYAAYRDAPIRVAAIVRRVPRVEAPVVVQVAETLDARSSLGWRMLAGLLVLETLIVGLLVLLVPVAARWGLLPLAEVRRGIASRSPTDFTPLTLQQVPAELRSFVDAFNGLLLRLENAVEGLRRFTADASHQMRTPLSILRAHLQVLKREGTGSEAGRASLADIDAATARLQRLLTQLLALARAEGNRENVARLARNVDLVALARSVAEDHVPAALEAGVEIEFHADGSANVRTVGEFARELISNLVDNAIRYNRRGGTVWLWVAAEESGVRVVVEDDGPGIPEVMRTDVFQRFRRLDRDRTEGSGLGLAIVSELANALGGSIAVTERPGGGLRVAVDFPPTLAAATA, via the coding sequence GTGAGACGTAACCTTCGCGTTTCGCTGACGGCGCGGCTGCTCGTCGCGCTGATCGTGCCGACGGCGACGCTCGCGCTGGTGCTCGGCGTGGGCGGCGCGCTCATCATAGACAGTATCGTCGAAAGCGTGAACGATCGCCTGCTCGATGCCTCGGCGCGCTCGATCGCGGACACGCTCGCGCTCGAGGACGGCGAGGTGACGCTCGACCTGCCGCCATCCGCGTTCGGGATGCTTGAAAACGACGAACGCGACAACGTCTACTACAGCGTGCGCGTCGGCGGGGAACTGCTTACCGGCTATCCCGATCTGCCGCAGGTCGCGGCCGATCCTGCGAAAACCGACGACACGGTCTTCGCCTACGCGGCGTACCGCGATGCGCCGATCCGCGTCGCGGCGATCGTGCGGCGGGTGCCGCGCGTCGAGGCGCCCGTCGTTGTGCAGGTCGCGGAGACGCTCGATGCGCGCAGCAGCCTCGGCTGGCGGATGCTCGCCGGGCTCCTCGTGCTCGAAACGCTGATCGTCGGCCTCCTCGTCCTGCTCGTGCCGGTCGCCGCGCGCTGGGGGCTGTTGCCGCTCGCCGAGGTGCGCCGCGGCATCGCCAGCCGTTCACCGACCGATTTCACGCCGCTGACCCTGCAGCAGGTCCCGGCCGAGCTGCGCAGCTTCGTGGATGCCTTCAACGGCCTTCTGCTTCGGCTCGAAAACGCCGTGGAGGGGCTGCGGCGCTTCACGGCGGATGCGTCGCACCAGATGCGCACGCCGCTGTCGATCCTGCGCGCGCACCTGCAGGTGCTGAAACGCGAAGGCACCGGGAGCGAGGCCGGGCGCGCCTCGCTTGCCGACATCGACGCCGCGACCGCCCGCCTGCAACGGCTGCTCACGCAGCTGCTTGCGCTCGCCCGCGCCGAGGGCAACCGCGAGAACGTCGCGCGCCTCGCCCGGAATGTCGATCTCGTCGCGCTTGCGCGTTCGGTTGCGGAAGACCATGTTCCGGCCGCGCTCGAAGCCGGGGTCGAGATCGAGTTCCACGCCGACGGCAGCGCGAACGTGCGCACGGTCGGAGAGTTCGCGCGCGAACTCATCTCGAACCTCGTCGACAATGCGATCCGCTACAACCGGCGCGGCGGTACCGTGTGGCTCTGGGTCGCCGCCGAGGAAAGCGGCGTTCGCGTCGTCGTGGAGGACGACGGGCCGGGCATCCCCGAGGTGATGCGGACGGATGTCTTCCAGCGCTTCCGGCGGCTGGACCGCGACCGCACCGAAGGCAGCGGCCTCGGGCTCGCGATCGTCAGCGAGCTTGCGAACGCGCTCGGCGGCAGCATTGCCGTCACCGAGCGTCCGGGCGGTGGCCTTCGCGTGGCGGTCGACTTCCCGCCGACTCTGGCGGCGGCGACCGCCTGA
- a CDS encoding TonB-dependent receptor plug domain-containing protein produces the protein MTSMLGIRSSARTASASALALGIALAVSGPALAQEAAETTAPENSEVIIITGSRISTAGFDAPTPTTVVSAADLKVAGRTDIQATLADLPQFRMTQSATSTNTLTSSGQSPADLRGLGSARTLVLVNSRRHVSSNDLQTIPYSLVKSIDVVTGGASAAYGSDAVAGVVNIILDNKREGFELGAQTGISSRGDGAKYLLEGSAGFSFADGRGHFIVGGDYLNDKGVTPGNARPLIGSAGFFPGADGKLYPTAGLRESNRHEDGVITVDPITRAPSVLTGMVFNKDGTLRPFEYGITHGSAPSLMIGGEGYHIDNYRSLSAPIQRANALARASYDLTDNLNVWVEGNYNRVWDERPFFPDLWISQLNIRTDNAFLNSDIRDQLIAAGETDFYMGRAVTDVAMAHYDYTRETYQVSIGVDGSFGGGKWRYNAYYSHGEQTQDMKLKDITLRQNFLNAVDAVTGPGGTPVCRVALTDPTTACRPLNLFGSGNADQAAIDYVTADWNAKTTTWLDSMGASISGEPFELWNQPVSVAAGIEYREQAFKTVYDENSLAGRFGTINGQNIPKTGNNVKEAFAEVAIPLLADLPFAKKLMFNGAARVSDYSTKGSIWSWKIGAVWDINDSIALRATRSRDIRAANLTEMFSLRSTLFTTVVDYGQSTEPTTSIILYTGGNPNVAPEIADTFTAGVVLSPSFMPGFRFSADYYDIKIDDVITTLTAQQIVNSCYRQGNSGACAQIVRNAGGTITEINAAYINVAKFTTKGIDFEASYQTSLDSIGLPGQLNIRGLANYVDSMAVDNGILTIEGAGYLGSQAGYLIPKWRGTFNTTYESEGFGFDIRTRYVDGGGYAPKDVLGNQGDSVSISSRWYFDLGARVYIPYGEGKKFTVYGNVQNVFDRDPAVAVVSSPYHDLIGRYFTVGARINF, from the coding sequence ATGACGTCTATGCTTGGTATCCGTTCATCCGCCCGCACGGCGTCGGCAAGCGCGCTGGCGCTCGGCATCGCGCTCGCGGTTTCCGGTCCTGCCCTCGCGCAGGAAGCCGCGGAAACGACCGCGCCGGAAAACTCGGAGGTCATCATCATCACCGGCTCGCGCATCAGCACGGCGGGCTTCGACGCGCCGACGCCGACCACCGTGGTGAGCGCGGCGGACCTGAAAGTCGCCGGGCGCACGGACATCCAGGCGACGCTCGCCGACCTGCCGCAGTTCCGCATGACGCAGAGCGCGACCTCGACGAACACCCTCACCTCGTCCGGCCAATCCCCGGCCGACCTGCGCGGGCTCGGATCGGCGCGCACCCTCGTGCTCGTCAACAGCCGCCGCCACGTCAGCTCGAACGACCTGCAGACGATTCCATACTCGCTCGTGAAGAGCATCGACGTCGTCACCGGCGGCGCCTCGGCGGCCTACGGTTCGGATGCCGTCGCCGGTGTCGTCAACATCATCCTCGATAACAAGCGCGAGGGTTTCGAGCTCGGCGCGCAAACCGGCATCTCCTCGCGGGGTGACGGCGCGAAATATCTGCTCGAAGGTTCGGCAGGCTTCAGCTTCGCCGACGGGCGCGGTCATTTCATCGTCGGCGGCGACTATCTGAACGACAAGGGCGTCACTCCGGGCAACGCGCGGCCGCTCATTGGCTCAGCCGGCTTCTTCCCAGGCGCTGACGGCAAGCTTTATCCGACAGCCGGTCTGCGGGAGTCCAACAGGCACGAGGACGGTGTCATCACCGTCGATCCCATCACGAGAGCACCCAGTGTTCTAACCGGCATGGTTTTCAACAAGGATGGCACACTGCGTCCGTTCGAGTATGGCATCACGCACGGCAGCGCACCATCGCTCATGATCGGCGGCGAAGGCTATCACATTGATAACTACCGCTCGCTCTCGGCACCGATCCAGCGCGCGAACGCGCTCGCCCGCGCGAGCTACGACCTCACCGACAATCTCAACGTTTGGGTCGAGGGCAACTACAACCGTGTATGGGACGAACGTCCGTTCTTCCCTGACCTGTGGATCAGCCAGCTGAATATCCGCACAGACAATGCATTCCTCAACTCCGACATTCGTGACCAGTTAATCGCCGCTGGAGAAACCGATTTCTACATGGGCCGCGCCGTCACGGACGTTGCGATGGCGCACTACGACTACACGCGCGAAACCTACCAAGTCTCGATCGGTGTCGATGGCAGCTTCGGCGGCGGTAAATGGCGCTACAACGCCTATTACAGCCACGGCGAACAGACGCAGGACATGAAGCTCAAGGACATCACCTTGCGTCAGAACTTCCTGAACGCTGTCGACGCTGTTACGGGGCCGGGCGGCACGCCGGTTTGCCGTGTCGCGCTCACCGATCCGACGACGGCCTGCCGACCGCTCAACCTGTTCGGCTCGGGCAACGCCGATCAGGCCGCGATCGACTACGTCACCGCCGATTGGAACGCCAAGACGACCACCTGGCTCGACAGCATGGGCGCCAGCATCAGCGGCGAACCGTTCGAACTCTGGAACCAGCCTGTATCCGTGGCGGCCGGAATCGAGTACCGCGAGCAAGCCTTCAAGACCGTCTACGACGAAAACTCGCTTGCAGGTCGCTTCGGCACCATCAACGGCCAGAACATTCCGAAGACCGGCAACAATGTGAAGGAGGCTTTCGCCGAGGTCGCCATCCCGCTGCTCGCCGATCTTCCCTTCGCCAAGAAGCTGATGTTCAACGGCGCCGCGCGCGTGTCGGATTACAGCACGAAGGGCTCGATCTGGTCTTGGAAGATCGGCGCAGTGTGGGACATCAACGATAGCATCGCACTGCGCGCCACGCGCTCACGCGACATTCGTGCAGCCAACCTCACCGAGATGTTCAGCCTGCGTTCCACGCTCTTCACGACCGTCGTGGACTACGGCCAGAGTACCGAACCCACGACTTCCATCATCTTGTACACGGGCGGCAACCCCAATGTGGCGCCGGAAATCGCCGATACGTTTACGGCAGGTGTCGTGCTGTCGCCGAGCTTCATGCCCGGCTTCCGCTTCTCGGCGGACTACTATGACATCAAGATCGACGACGTGATAACCACCCTCACTGCGCAGCAGATCGTGAACAGCTGCTACAGGCAGGGAAACAGCGGAGCCTGCGCACAGATCGTGCGCAACGCTGGCGGCACCATTACCGAGATTAATGCTGCATATATCAACGTCGCCAAGTTCACCACGAAGGGCATTGATTTCGAGGCATCTTACCAGACCAGCCTCGACAGCATCGGCTTGCCCGGCCAGTTGAACATTCGCGGCCTAGCGAACTATGTCGACAGCATGGCGGTCGACAACGGCATCCTTACCATCGAAGGCGCCGGATACCTCGGTTCGCAGGCCGGTTACCTCATCCCTAAGTGGCGCGGTACATTCAACACGACCTATGAAAGCGAAGGCTTCGGTTTCGATATCCGCACGCGCTATGTCGACGGTGGCGGCTATGCGCCAAAGGACGTGCTCGGGAACCAAGGCGATAGCGTCAGCATCTCCAGCCGGTGGTATTTCGACCTCGGCGCCCGCGTCTACATCCCCTACGGTGAGGGCAAGAAGTTCACGGTTTACGGAAACGTCCAGAACGTCTTCGATCGCGATCCGGCCGTTGCTGTGGTCAGCTCGCCGTATCACGATCTGATCGGGCGCTACTTCACGGTCGGAGCCCGCATCAACTTCTAG
- a CDS encoding GDSL-type esterase/lipase family protein codes for MRPERRLRGVAIVVAAAFAASAHAEPTNPALTMTVQDFAAKWVMQQGDIAGTGFYAAANAALRASPGGGPRIVLMGDSITYHWKPELLPSFDGATWINRGIPGQNSSQMLLRFEDDVAALSPAVVVILAGTNDLRVYAGSHADAASAILARLRSNVTAMADIAAARGIRVVIGAVPPFDAERDGGRRDPETRRAANAWLRTFAQARGHAFADYGGLADAEGCLRRDLTEDGLHPNAGAYALMRPVLADAVKVSGIR; via the coding sequence ATGCGGCCTGAGCGCCGGTTGCGCGGCGTCGCCATCGTCGTCGCAGCGGCCTTCGCCGCATCCGCGCACGCAGAGCCGACCAATCCTGCCCTCACCATGACGGTGCAGGATTTCGCCGCGAAGTGGGTGATGCAACAGGGCGACATCGCGGGCACCGGCTTTTATGCCGCCGCCAACGCCGCGCTCCGGGCCTCGCCCGGCGGCGGGCCGCGCATCGTCCTGATGGGCGATTCGATCACGTATCACTGGAAGCCGGAGCTGCTGCCATCGTTCGACGGCGCCACATGGATCAACCGCGGCATTCCGGGCCAGAACAGCAGCCAGATGCTGCTGCGCTTCGAGGACGATGTCGCGGCGCTGTCGCCCGCCGTCGTGGTGATCCTCGCGGGCACGAACGACCTCAGGGTCTACGCGGGAAGTCACGCCGATGCCGCGTCCGCCATCCTCGCGCGCCTGCGCAGCAACGTGACGGCGATGGCGGACATCGCGGCGGCGCGCGGCATCCGCGTGGTCATCGGTGCGGTGCCGCCTTTCGACGCCGAACGCGACGGCGGCCGCCGCGACCCGGAAACGCGCCGCGCAGCGAACGCATGGCTGCGGACGTTCGCGCAGGCGCGCGGCCATGCGTTCGCCGACTATGGCGGGCTTGCGGACGCGGAAGGCTGCCTGCGCCGCGATCTCACCGAAGATGGCCTGCATCCCAACGCTGGCGCCTATGCGCTAATGCGGCCGGTGCTTGCCGACGCCGTGAAGGTATCTGGCATCCGCTGA
- a CDS encoding PepSY-associated TM helix domain-containing protein encodes MRLETRTTLLKLHRWVGLAFAALLLVQGLSGALLVFREEIEGVIHPALAVMPAETRVPVQSMVDTVREAAPQATLQRIKFAEDPARAAMFVMRLEDDAPWMVAVDPYNGRVVRAGSYAAWPGEWLFRLHDALLAGKTGEIIVSIEGIALVFLVGFGVVIWWPGRRRLKSGFRILTGQGADRTVRTAHRAVGAAIGIVLVMSGMTGALLIHRAALQPYLPVVPRPKFEVALSPETPLRPVDTLLADARSRHGPLPLREVRFSGAAGQVVALYFQDESSRRPNATRQYFYNAYEGVELGRYEPAALPPMNTAYDWLFTIHTGKAGGLSGRLVVLAGGLSLVFFAGSGVWLWLSARRQRRARRAKAENRLARNAA; translated from the coding sequence ATGAGGCTGGAAACACGCACGACGCTCCTCAAGCTCCACCGCTGGGTCGGGCTCGCCTTCGCGGCGCTGCTGCTCGTGCAAGGCCTGTCCGGCGCGCTCCTCGTCTTCCGCGAGGAGATCGAGGGCGTGATCCATCCGGCGCTCGCGGTCATGCCCGCGGAGACGCGCGTGCCCGTTCAGTCGATGGTCGACACGGTGCGCGAGGCTGCGCCGCAGGCGACGCTGCAACGGATCAAGTTCGCCGAAGACCCGGCGCGCGCCGCGATGTTCGTCATGCGGCTGGAGGACGATGCGCCGTGGATGGTCGCGGTCGATCCTTACAACGGCAGGGTCGTGCGCGCGGGCAGCTACGCCGCGTGGCCGGGCGAGTGGCTGTTCCGCCTGCACGACGCGCTGCTCGCGGGCAAGACGGGCGAAATCATCGTCAGCATCGAGGGCATTGCGCTCGTGTTCCTCGTGGGGTTCGGGGTCGTCATCTGGTGGCCGGGCCGGCGCAGGCTGAAGTCCGGCTTCCGCATCCTCACGGGGCAGGGCGCGGACCGTACCGTCCGCACCGCACACCGCGCCGTGGGCGCCGCGATCGGCATCGTGCTGGTGATGTCCGGAATGACCGGTGCGCTCCTTATCCACCGCGCCGCGTTGCAGCCGTATCTGCCCGTGGTGCCGCGTCCGAAGTTCGAGGTTGCGCTGTCCCCCGAAACCCCGCTGCGCCCGGTCGATACGCTGCTCGCCGATGCCCGCAGCCGGCACGGGCCGCTACCGCTGCGCGAGGTGCGCTTCTCGGGGGCAGCGGGGCAGGTCGTCGCGCTCTATTTCCAGGATGAATCGTCGCGCCGCCCGAACGCGACGCGGCAGTATTTCTACAACGCCTATGAAGGCGTCGAACTCGGCCGCTACGAGCCTGCGGCGCTACCGCCGATGAACACCGCCTACGACTGGCTGTTCACGATCCACACCGGCAAGGCGGGCGGGCTTTCCGGCCGTCTCGTCGTGCTCGCGGGCGGGCTTTCGCTGGTGTTCTTCGCAGGCAGCGGCGTCTGGCTGTGGCTCTCCGCGCGCCGGCAGCGCCGGGCGCGGCGCGCGAAGGCGGAAAACCGCCTTGCCCGTAATGCGGCCTGA
- a CDS encoding M20/M25/M40 family metallo-hydrolase — MRLLRLPCVAAVAACALLGQPAAAAPKADPARAGEADFRALYRELVETDTSLSSGSCTLAAERMAARLVAAGHAKDDVEVIVPPDFPRQGNLVARIAGTDRKLPPVLLLAHIDVVEAKRSDWKRDPFKLVEENGYFYARGAVDDKAMAASFVDAFIRYRQEGYRPKRTIKLALTCGEETDSVFNGVQYLLATAPDTLAAAFAVNEGGSGSLDENGKPVSFGVQIGEKIYQDFTLTVTAPGGHSARPTDDNAIGRLAAAVARIDRYRFPVNITEATRGFFRRTSALYERQVAQDLAAAGNGTANEAAFARIAAANPLWNAFLRTTCIPTQLAGGHAPNAQPQHAEANVNCRIMPGESVDAVRARLAEIAADPGVEIALAAEPGPQPPAPPLDARIMKSVEAIAAEMWPGVPVIPSLSSGATDGRFLNAAGIPTYGISGVFRDPDGNGVHGLDERIRVTSLLDARAFLYRLVKACSAR, encoded by the coding sequence ATGCGGCTGCTTCGTTTGCCCTGTGTTGCCGCGGTTGCCGCTTGCGCCCTGCTCGGGCAGCCGGCGGCTGCCGCGCCGAAGGCCGATCCGGCCCGCGCGGGCGAGGCTGATTTCCGTGCGCTGTACCGCGAACTCGTCGAGACGGACACGTCGCTGTCGAGCGGCAGCTGCACGCTCGCGGCGGAGCGCATGGCGGCGCGGCTCGTGGCGGCGGGCCATGCGAAGGACGATGTAGAGGTCATCGTGCCGCCCGATTTCCCGCGGCAGGGCAACCTCGTCGCGCGCATCGCGGGCACCGACCGCAAGCTGCCGCCGGTGCTGCTGCTCGCGCACATCGACGTCGTCGAGGCGAAGCGGTCGGACTGGAAGCGCGATCCGTTCAAGCTTGTCGAGGAAAACGGCTATTTCTATGCGCGCGGCGCGGTCGACGACAAGGCGATGGCGGCATCATTCGTCGACGCCTTCATTCGCTACCGGCAGGAGGGCTATCGGCCGAAACGCACGATCAAGCTGGCGCTGACCTGCGGCGAGGAAACCGATTCCGTGTTCAACGGCGTCCAGTACCTGCTGGCGACGGCGCCGGACACGCTCGCGGCGGCGTTCGCGGTGAACGAGGGCGGCTCGGGCAGCCTCGATGAAAACGGCAAGCCGGTCTCGTTCGGGGTGCAGATCGGCGAGAAGATCTATCAGGATTTCACCCTCACCGTCACGGCGCCCGGCGGCCACAGCGCGCGTCCGACCGACGACAACGCGATCGGCCGCCTCGCCGCGGCCGTCGCGCGGATCGACCGCTATCGCTTTCCAGTGAACATAACGGAGGCCACCAGGGGCTTCTTCCGCCGCACCTCGGCCCTCTACGAGAGGCAGGTCGCGCAGGACCTCGCCGCCGCCGGAAACGGTACTGCCAACGAGGCTGCCTTCGCCCGCATCGCCGCGGCGAACCCGCTCTGGAACGCGTTCCTGCGCACCACCTGCATCCCCACGCAGCTTGCGGGCGGCCATGCACCGAATGCGCAGCCGCAACATGCCGAGGCGAACGTCAATTGCCGGATCATGCCGGGGGAAAGCGTCGACGCGGTGCGCGCGCGCCTCGCGGAGATCGCGGCCGACCCGGGGGTCGAGATCGCGCTCGCCGCGGAGCCGGGCCCGCAGCCGCCCGCGCCGCCGCTCGATGCCCGCATCATGAAGTCCGTGGAGGCGATCGCGGCGGAGATGTGGCCCGGCGTGCCGGTGATCCCCAGCCTCAGCAGCGGCGCCACCGACGGGCGTTTCCTGAACGCGGCGGGCATCCCGACCTACGGCATCTCCGGCGTGTTCCGCGACCCTGACGGCAACGGTGTCCATGGCCTCGACGAGCGCATCCGCGTGACCTCTCTGCTCGATGCGCGCGCGTTCCTCTACCGCCTCGTCAAGGCCTGTTCGGCGCGGTGA
- the bla gene encoding class A beta-lactamase codes for MKRNAMRRLCLPLAFAAALSVGQSAAAAPAATKVVDQEVSRLAAGAGGVVGIAAWRLDGKGPRVLLNADAAFPMASTYKVPLAGKILDMVDKGELRLDGMLDVPQEMMSPSEVIADRFIHPGVSLSVHNLLEVMLTQSDNTATDVLMKAAGGPEAVTAWARAQGVNAMRIDRDTNRLLRDFYRLGEGPLTEAFETAAKADPSLLGKGSRPDAAFDADPRDTASPAAMATLLTRMFAGKALSPESTKVFTAIMERCRTGTARLPGQMPPGTTVAHKTGTIGGTVNDVGMVSLPDGSGVVIAAYVKASASPVADRERAIAEIARTVRDYFLFAN; via the coding sequence ATGAAACGGAACGCCATGCGCCGGCTCTGTTTGCCGCTGGCATTTGCGGCCGCCCTGAGCGTGGGGCAGTCGGCTGCGGCGGCGCCCGCGGCAACGAAGGTTGTGGATCAGGAAGTGTCGCGGCTTGCTGCGGGCGCGGGGGGCGTCGTCGGCATCGCGGCCTGGCGGCTGGACGGCAAGGGCCCCCGCGTCCTCTTGAACGCGGACGCTGCATTCCCGATGGCGAGCACGTACAAGGTCCCGCTTGCGGGCAAGATCCTCGACATGGTCGACAAGGGTGAGCTGCGACTCGACGGGATGCTCGACGTGCCGCAGGAGATGATGTCGCCGTCCGAGGTGATCGCGGACCGCTTCATCCATCCCGGCGTCAGCCTTTCCGTTCACAACCTGCTCGAGGTGATGCTGACGCAGAGCGACAACACGGCGACCGACGTGCTGATGAAGGCGGCGGGCGGACCGGAGGCGGTGACGGCGTGGGCGCGCGCGCAGGGCGTGAACGCCATGCGGATCGACCGGGATACGAACCGTCTGCTTCGTGATTTCTACCGTCTCGGCGAAGGGCCGCTGACGGAGGCGTTCGAAACGGCGGCGAAGGCCGATCCTTCGTTGCTGGGCAAGGGGTCGAGGCCTGACGCCGCGTTCGATGCCGACCCGAGGGATACGGCGAGCCCGGCGGCGATGGCGACGCTCCTCACCCGCATGTTCGCGGGCAAGGCGCTTTCGCCTGAAAGCACGAAGGTGTTCACCGCCATCATGGAGCGCTGCCGCACCGGCACCGCGCGCCTGCCGGGGCAGATGCCGCCCGGCACGACCGTCGCCCACAAGACCGGCACGATCGGCGGAACGGTGAACGACGTCGGCATGGTGAGCCTGCCCGACGGCAGCGGCGTCGTGATCGCCGCCTATGTGAAGGCGAGCGCGTCGCCGGTCGCCGACCGCGAGCGCGCCATCGCCGAGATCGCGCGGACGGTGCGCGACTATTTCCTGTTCGCGAATTGA